The genomic DNA tattttttttctttttgtttatgttcaaaaactcatggtaagagtgtcattatatattttgttaggtttatcttatattttgtttaatttatttctttatttttatgtatttcttccttccttttttgtcttcttactatttttaattttcacatacatatgtataatgaaatattttagaaatgtaactttcatcccttgaaatcttataaataaccattctcacattatcatccaccatatcccaaattctaaatattttatttgttttgtttatgttcttgcatgggtttaaaactcatggtaagagtgtgattatatattttgttagatttatcttataatttgatcaattttatttctttgcttttatttatattcgtaacatccgcgaaccaaatagTCGATTTTGGGGGTGCGTGTCGATCGCCAAcaaggagggtgtcggtcgaccgTCGAAACCAACAATTTCTGGTCCGACCggattgatttgttttgtcgatttggttcagtttggtttaagtgGAATCTCTAAACCAAGGTATTTAAAGGAGATGTCAACGTTTTATGAGAGAAAAACTTATTTGTCGCCTCCTTTAGCTTTTGTCGATTCCCATAGAGTAAGAAAGGAGAAAAagtgagtgttcttgagagattttggagattcttggctttttttttgtgtgagatATGTTCATTTGTAGTGGAGATCTGGtgctaggaacgaaggagaaaCTTTCTAAAGGGTTGGATTCGTCGGTTTTGGTCAGAAAATTTCTCCAaaaaaggtgagtgcatgaccatggctgatatAAGTCTGAgatttcctttgttttgcttgttttatgttgtttgtggtgttttcttgtatGATCTTGGTTGGTTCATGGATCACATGAGTTTTTATGGCTTTAAGGTGAGTTTTGGTTGATTTGGAGGAGTTGGAAATCGGAGTTTCGAATTTCGGCTTTGAGAAGAACGTGACTACgaagtcagtgtcgatcgacaccaaggagtTGGCGGCGCGGAGACTTAGCGAATGTTGGTACTAGGTTTTCTAGGTCGAGGAGGGGTGTCAGTCGACATTGAGGAGCAGTGTTGATCAATATTGAGaggcagtgtcggtcgacatcaagagtcggtcgacaccaaccctTTCAGCAGGCGGCTGatacttgttttcctggtttgtttgtgattgtttgttgtttgataaaCATTAAAATCTCAGTTGcctgtgtgtatagcctagtagatctgaggattacctcactgagtgtttatgacaatactcatgcatctcaatttgtgtttgtggtgtaggtaaaggcaaagtgtgatcgtggaatcaagtcaatgaaaaggaggatgttctagagactcggTTGTTCTGTTCTAGACtgatgttaggttgctagagtggaATGTAGTGGTATAGAATGATTGTTTAGGATGTTGGTTCATTGTTCTTTGTCttggtttatgttattggtttgttGGATTGATGATATTGATTTAAttcattggtttaatgtttggttaatCAGCTGTTTGGTTTGAATATGGTTAGTGAATATGGGATcactagattattattattatattaaaaaacggGTCGGTGCATTTCagtttcttccttccttctttgtcttcttattcttttcaattttcaattacatatgtataataaatttttggtggctataaaaaatatttatcgaTGCAGATTCAACATTACAAATTTCTATCAAAGCCCAATGagggaatcaagctaaagaaatcatcttcattcatgtatatttattttatttttaaaagtatgcaatgttttaacaaaataaactattataatagaattatcaaatcaaattttgtaaCTCTCTCTCACCTCCAAAAAATGTGTAATACATtttttgtatactcatcattatatttagttcttgtgatcctaaataattatataaagatcattataatgtttatttaactcagaattttgtaatttattgattttgataaaaaaacaatttgatattctATATCCAAAAATTGACTATAAATAAGAAAGCATAAGAATTTAACCTAGgaatatagcttaaattaaggtgaatataaaagagattaaaaattagATTTATCTTTGGGATTTTGATTgcatttcatataattttataggaaatatatttaattgatacttgaaaaataattttggaatttaattaataattgtaaattttgaataccatagtaaatttttatttttatcattaacaatacttttttaaataaatggtatattttgatattgtatgatttaaataaataaagtttattattgacatttaggaaatttgtttgttatatatgtattttatggagaatttcaaaaatacatctttttcaaTACCACTTTTCAGAAAtaccaatttaaaaaaatttatcaaaaaaatattcttaaaaagtTCTCATAGTATTAtgattattacataaaataaaataaattaacataccTAATAAAACAACTCGCGCATATGCGCGAGATATAGTAGTTATTTCAAAGTTTGACTACACATTATCtagttaatatattaaataaaaatctacTCTAATTTGGTATACAGAATCTGTAAATAAGTGGCTAGAAAATTGACAGCCCATATGTAGACCCAATAGCTATCTAAACATTTGTGTTACAAATCCAGAGAAAACAAATCATTCACTGTAGTCATGGCAAAAAAGAAGTTAAATCTAAATTTCATCTCCAATAAAGTGATTAGAAAAAGAACATTCAACCGGAGGAAGGAAGGACTTAAGAAGAAACTCAATGATCTCAAGACTTTATGCAATGTCGATGTATGTGCTGTCATCTACAATCCATTTAACTCAACTCGAGATGTGTGGCCATCAGAATCTGGGGTGAATAGTGTGATCGAGAGGGCATTAATaatgaaagagaagaaatgTGAAGTGCTGAACCATGAAGAATTTCTCAATCAATTCATCGAAAAGGTAAAAATATACGAGAATAAGTTGGTTGAAGATAATAAGGAAACTCGCCTAAAAGAGGTCATGTTCAGGTGTCTTGGTGGTAAtatgaaagattttaaaatgaACGATAAAGATCGCTCTGACTTGTGTGAGTTTATTGATGGATATCTTAAGAATCTTTATCATCATAAAAAGGTAAATCTCAACCAGCCAAATTATGAAATTGGAGAAACTTCTTCAATGCAAATGGCAAGAACTGCTACTACTGCAAACATGGCAACAGATGCTGTATATGTGGACATGGCACCAACCGATGTATCCCCGTTCATGGCACCACCTACTATGGCCGAAGTGAGTTCTTCCTTTCTGAATGCTCCATTCTTAAACACTCCTCAACCAACCAATGAGTTGCAGTTCATAGTCTCTCCAAATCAAACACCAGGAGATATGAATTCTCTTGTAAGTACTCTTTTCTTCACTGATAACTAAGAATTTTGTGGTCTAACTATGAATCagatttgtttgttgtgattATTCCATGTATTTTAAATCATAAGTTACATGAGTTTCATATGCTTATACTCTCATCAACTAACCAAATAATTGCAGTCCATGACCCTTTTAAACCATGTAGCAGATCATGTTGATTTTCAGATAAGTGATAACAATCAAGAAGTTTACATTCCATCAGTGGATCAGGTTTGTCTTTTGGTTAATATCCATATATTTAGAACTAGTTCTTACTTCTCGTAAACTAATTTAACGATTTGtaatcaatttgatttttatacTAGTAGGaaccaaaatctatatatatccactgaaaaatcaagtttataagctttaataatgttattaatatttttgtagcTTAATTCTTTGTTAAGATAAGCATTaaaatttgttgacaaaaaaaaaacataagcatTAATAATATTCCATTGTTTTTTCAGGATGAAATTCACTATCCAAATCAAACTTATGATGGAAATCAACAAGGATTCATTGAAGAGATGATCAAATATGCTGaggaaacaaattttccttGGATAGTAGACAACCCCAACAAGTTCTAAAGCATCTATTTAGACGCAGACACTAGTGCCTGACGATGTTatatcttcttcgtctttacAGTAGTTCTCATTTCTCAGTAACAAGTCGTTGATTTATATGTCTTATATTCGTAGTTTATAACAATTATGCtatctttttaatatgttataatattttggaaaaaaataataaataagttaagagctataaaatttttttttttcgtcaatgaaattttatttatttctcagATCAACCAACATCAAGTGTAAAAGACTCGACGGGAGGTTTACAGAAGCAGAAAAGAAGTCtccatacaaatatgatttGGAGAGAGTATCTGCTACAATGTTACAGGATCTATGAACATAAGTTATTGACTGAGAAATAATACATTTCCTCCAGAAATGAATGTCTTGCACCAGGTTTTCTATCTCACATCGGACATATTCACCGTTGATGACCTTGACAAGAACTTCCCAGTCACCTTCGAAAATTACTGATGTGTAACCAGAAATCCAGGTTTGTTGTAAAGCTGTTAACAGAGCTTTAGTTTCTGCTGTTAAAGGGGAAGACACTTTAACCAAATCAACAGCACCCCAAGTTTTCCCAACACtttgtgtatttgattttgttgattgaagcttgcatcaaaattacatttaacCGAAGGTAGTGAACGGGGTGTCCAATGTGTAGATTGGAGGAATCCAAGCGTTGCGAAAAATCACGGTAATGTTGTGGGATTAATGTAGAACACCATTCCAAAACTTCAGCATTAGCCTTCACCACAATTTATGAAGGACTTTCCCAGAAACTgttaaaaactcaaatattCCTTGCTTTCCAGATTCTCCACATGACCCAAAAAGGTTCTCAATGTTTGGCACTTATCTCATTCAAAGATTGAGTGAAATTCAGAACAGCCGTAATGTTTTCTTCAAGATCCTCCAAAGGATCCTGATCCTGTGGGAGCGTATTTGATAGTCTCCATGCTAGTTCCTTGTTCCACACAACATCATGGGAAAAGTGTATCAATTCGCATACCTCTCATCCTCAATCGAGATCGGGTTGCCAGAGCACCAGATAATGTTCTCCATACAAAATGTTTGATTTTCGGAAGCACCGGTAGTTGCCAAATCTTTGTCTTTAACTCAAGTGAACCATGTGGAGCCGGTGGTCGAGGATTAAAGTTCAATGGATCATGGGTGAGGAACCAAGATCCAGATCGAACAGTGTAAGCGCCATATGGTGTGTAGTGCCAAATTAACTTGTCTTCCAAAGTAGTGAATAATAAATGAATCGAGTGTAGAAACTCATGATCTCTAGGGTGGATGAAAGCCTGTATTTGATCATTGTTCCCATATCTGTGAGAACCACAATTTGATACAAGAGTGTTTAACTTATTATCAGAGTCCTGATTCGTGTGAATCATCTCTAGATGTCAATGTGGGTGAGAATCAACCAAATTATCTGTTGCCATGTTGATATTCCTGCCATCTCCTACTAGGTAACGTGATCCCTTCTTTAGCACATCAATTCCGACTAACATAGATGACCAACCATACGACTGATTCTTTCTTGGTTTTGCATCTAAAATGTTATCGTCTTTGAAATAGCGAGCTTTCGTTATATGAGCAAACAGAGTATTTGGATGGTGAATTAGTCGCGACGCTTATTTTGCAACGAGTGCATCATTAAATTTATCTAGGTCTCTAAATCCCAATCcaccttttttttagtttattatagtCTCTTCCATGCTATCCAAGGTATACCACGTTTCTGTGGACCCTTCTTCCACCAAAAATTCATTAACACTCATAGGTACGGTAATTtgtgtaacgccccgaccgccaccttttagtgggccccatgtccaatcccagtccatgggcccaccttccttaatgggcctcagatcctctcactaggcccatgaGCTCACCCATATCTgatggtcggtttgctacgtccgggaggctttaaagacttgttaccgtccctataaatcaccacatgatctttccctgtgttttgtcctcgctcgcacagttctgacagtcatttcccggaaggtcacccatcctgagagtATTCCAGcgtaagcacgcttaactgtagAGTTTtatcaggacccttgaccgaaaagataagtgcacttttggtgacataagtggccaaattaattatttcaaacCTCTCATcaagtctctgaaactggggtgtcacaattcacccccactaacagatcgcaacgtccacgttgcgcaccaagaccgtcacccccgatggtgtgagcccactAAACTTCACACTCATCTGGGTTTGGcactgataccaattgtaacgccccgaccgccacctcttagtgggccccatgtccaatccgagtccatgggcccatcttccttaatgggcctcacgtccgctcactaggcccgtgagcccatcaatatccaacggtcggtttgctacgtccggaaAGTTTTAAAGACcttttaccgtccctacaaatcaccacatgatctttccctatgttttgtcctcactcgtacagttccgacagtcactttccggaaggtcatccatcctgagactactccagctcaagcacgcttaactctggagttctctcagaccccttaaccgaaaagataagtgcactttggtgacataggtggccaaatcatttcttttaaatctctccgcaagtctcggaaactggggtgtcacaattTGAAACAGGACATCGCATAAACTGGCATAGCTAATGCAACCGATTTCAACATGATTTTTTTGCTTGCAGGGCATAAACGTTTGGCACTCCAATTTGTGGTACGGTTCTCGACTCTTTCGATGATATATGTAAACATTTCTGCCTTCTTTCGACCAAACTGTACCGGTAAGCCCAAATATTTACCTCCTCCATCATGGTTAGGGATTTGTAGgatgttttttttagttctgtGTTGATCCATAAACTCGTGAACTAAAAGTGATCATTGATTTTGTCATATTAATTTGCTGTCCAGAATAGTATTCATACACATCAAAGACATCCTTCAGAGCCTGACAATTTCGTACATTCGAttggaaaaagaacaaaaaatccaTCAGCGAACAGAAGATGTGTGATTGCAGGTACCTCATTTCAAATCTTGATACCTCTGATGTCTCCATCAGCTACTCGAGTTCTTATCAAATGACTTAGTATATCCGCACATAGGATGAAAAGGTATGGGGACAATGGGTCACCTTGTCTTATCCCACGCTATGGTGTGATCAAACCTTATGGTGAGCCATTTATCAAGTGTACTGACTTTATCGCTCCCATAATCCAACTTATCCATTtttcacaaaaaccaaacagTCGCATTGTTGTTTCAAGAAAATTCTATTCAACTCGATCTTATGCTTTGCTAACATCTCTCTTGACCGCCATGTATGATTTGGAAActctttttcttacttttaaagAGTGCATGAGTTCATGAGCGATCATCATGTTATCATTGATCACCCTACCTGGGATAAAAGCCGCTTGAGAGTCTGATACAATGCCATCAAGGTGAGGTTTCAATCGATTGACTAGGCActttgatattattttgtagAGAACATTACACAATGCTATTGGTCGATAATCTGAAAGAGTTTCTGGACTTGTCACTTTTGGAATCATACAGATATTAGTGTGATTTAGCGAAGGGTTCATACAAGCTGTTTGGAAGTAGAGCTGCACCTCTTTCACAACATCACAGCCTACTATATTCCAGCAATGCTTATAAAATCTCGCTGTAAGACCATCTGGACCCGAGGCCTTGTCATCTCCTATCTGACTTAGTACTTAATATTGTATATCTCATCTTCACTGAAATCACTTGTTAGGTCATCATTTATTGCAGTAGAGATTGTGCCTTGGAAATCAGCAAAGTCTGTGTTAGAGACTTGACGCTTGTTGCTTGTATAGACTTATGTAAAAAACTTTTGAGCATGATCATCGATCTCAGTATTCCCATTGTAGCTTATTCCTTCTCTGTCACTTATTTGACTTATTCGATTAATGGCAAATCTTGTTTTGGTGCTAGCATGGAAAAAAGAAGTGTTTCGATCTCCTGTTCTCATCTATTGATTGCGACTCTTTTGTTTCCAGTACATTTCTTCACTCAACGAGAGACACGACATTTCTTCCCACGCATTCTAATATTCGATATAATCAAGAATGAGTTTCtgttatattttctgtttaactTAGTAAAATTTATCTATAACTCAAAATAACGATACTTTTGCAGATTCATCacaaaattagataaaaatGTTAGTAAAAATTATGCTAACATAAATTTATCCAAATTAGTCAATCATTCGAATATTATGGTCTTTTACGgatttgaatataaaaatagGCAGatactaatattttaatttaaataattgctAGCTTTGACCTAATGAGTGGGCAAGGTTTTTATGAAAATCGTGAtcaatttataaacttttaatttttataattagtaaacaaaaaatcaaagttaATATTCTATATGTTTCTCAAAAAGTGTCATTCTAACATTTTtaacacatattaagaaaaatatacattaaatTCTTAGCAAATAATAAGCTGAAATAGTAGTGTtataattgatattttgttgGGATTATAAagtgacactctttgtgaaacaacaATTCTATCTTAAAATGACACTTAAGAGAGGGGTAATTAACAATatcttataagaaaaagaatttatgCACCAACTTTACAAAGACGGAAGTTTTAATTTGGCAAAATACACTTGACAAGCTTTAGAACTAATTGTATACCTTAAAACATTTTGTCACactaaaaacaataacttaGAAGATGGATTGTATCAAATGTGCTTTCTAAATTGTTATTAAATCCTCCCAAGaggaaattaaataaatgttcaTATTAGTTGTgactaaaacaaaactaaaaaaaggataaatgtctttaaatttttataaaggAAATTAGTTGAATCACACTTGTTAGGAGTAGGCAAGTGAACATCTGCTTCGCTCTGGGTAGGTTTTTTACTCTTGTGTTCATCTTTCCTAACATCGTATTAGCGTCACTCACATGATCAAGCAAATTACGAGAAGACAAAAAGTTTGTTCTCCCAAGGGTTCTATAACGTTCTAGTTAGTTAGAAGGATTAATATGATTGAAACACAATTCATGTATGTTTCTAGGGTTTAGCTCATAACATTTTAAGATCCAATTTGATTGATTGGTCAAATGTTCGAGAAAGATAAAAATCTTGACAAAAGTATCACACTATTATGGAACcgaagatatttttaaaaggtatcTGCCATACGATGTCATGCTTACTTGAGAGCTCTACTTTTGTTTTTCCGGTGATAGTGATGGTAtaggtgtaacatccgcgaaccaatttttgaaaatttggtgtAAATGTTGATTGACCCCAGcaggtgtgtcgatcgacaccatatgTCAGCAGATGGTTAGGTTCAATTTTAGAATTCTCTGTTCGAGCTGATTCGATTTAGGGATCATATATAAGAAGAGGGGTCAACGGATAAACCTAGTTTTCACCTCTTTTAATGTTTTATCGGTTCCTAAAGTTCAAGAGAGTTCTAAAAAACCTTTTCTTTCGAGTTTTTTGCATGTTCTTCTAAGATCTATCCTTGGGAGTAGAGATCCGAAGCAAGAGGTATGTTAGAAGCTTGTTAGGAGATTGTGTTCGTCGGTGTTGGTCGAAATTCTCCTacaggtgagtgcatgaccatggctgatctaaacTTGAGAATCTTTTGTCTTTCTGTTTTTTAAGTGTGGTTAATTGATTTCCTTGCTTGCTTGTGTTGTTTTCGTGTCCCCAATGGTATTTTGTCGCTTACAGGTGAGCCTCGGCCACATTGGAGTGTGTTGACATAAGGAGTGTGTTGGTCGACAC from Camelina sativa cultivar DH55 chromosome 7, Cs, whole genome shotgun sequence includes the following:
- the LOC104700652 gene encoding agamous-like MADS-box protein AGL80 — encoded protein: MAKKKLNLNFISNKVIRKRTFNRRKEGLKKKLNDLKTLCNVDVCAVIYNPFNSTRDVWPSESGVNSVIERALIMKEKKCEVLNHEEFLNQFIEKVKIYENKLVEDNKETRLKEVMFRCLGGNMKDFKMNDKDRSDLCEFIDGYLKNLYHHKKVNLNQPNYEIGETSSMQMARTATTANMATDAVYVDMAPTDVSPFMAPPTMAEVSSSFLNAPFLNTPQPTNELQFIVSPNQTPGDMNSLSMTLLNHVADHVDFQISDNNQEVYIPSVDQDEIHYPNQTYDGNQQGFIEEMIKYAEETNFPWIVDNPNKF